Proteins from a genomic interval of Debaryomyces hansenii CBS767 chromosome E complete sequence:
- a CDS encoding DEHA2E10098p (similar to uniprot|P47159 Saccharomyces cerevisiae YJR124c), producing the protein MHLARSLKQSNCDIRLLWGSVFMRMASYGLTNQVLTLYLESLGVSETNIGLFMTLTLVGDTIISYFLTWYADHIGRRLVMIIGTLMMITSGLTFAFCSNFMILLIAAIFGVISPSGDETGPFKSVEEASIAHLTPHNHRPEIFAFHGLFATAGAALGSLFCGIIVDHLHLNLGWSTENSYRFIFIVYSGIAVVKFVFMIFLTEKCEVYYDDNELSDDSTEESSLLDENVYGEESSNAVRGSNGKSKFSGLSPQTKHYLSRLLVIFMLDSLGYGFMPSSWVVYYFKKVFKVTSTGLGVLFFLTNSIDSISSLPSAYFAKILGPVKAILFTQAPSAIFFILIAFTNKFIAASVCLLLYFSTSTMDVVPRQVLLTSIMPNNELTKAMGIVNIGKTFARCVGPIFTGKLAEKKLLHYAFVINGSCVLLADLILATNFLQLDKEILKKQKIDYNIQ; encoded by the coding sequence ATGCATCTAGCTCGTTCGCTTAAACAATCTAATTGCGATATACGGCTTCTTTGGGGGTCGGTATTCATGAGAATGGCAAGTTATGGCCTAACTAATCAAGTTCTAACTCTATATCTCGAATCATTGGGTGTATCGGAAACAAATATCGGATTATTTATGACGCTAACATTGGTAGGTGATACCATTatatcatattttttaaCGTGGTATGCAGATCATATAGGACGGAGACTTGTCATGATCATCGGGACACTTATGATGATCACATCTGGTTTAACATTTGCCTTTTGCTCTAATTTCATGATTTTGCTAATTGCAGCTATATTTGGAGTTATTTCTCCATCTGGGGATGAAACGGGGCCTTTCAAGAGCGTGGAGGAAGCATCAATTGCACACTTAACACCGCATAACCATAGACCagaaatatttgcattTCATGGGTTGTTTGCGACGGCTGGTGCAGCACTTGGGTCATTATTCTGTGGAATTATCGTTGACCATTTACATTTGAATTTGGGTTGGTCGACTGAAAACAGTTATCGTTTCATATTTATAGTTTATTCTGGCATAGCAGTGGTCAAGTTTGTATTCATGATATTTTTAACTGAGAAATGTGAGGTTTACTACGACGATAACGAATTATCGGATGATTCTACGGAAGAATCATCTTTATTGGATGAAAACGTTTATGGAGAAGAATCGTCGAATGCAGTTAGAGGTTCCAATGGAAAACTGAAATTTTCGGGCCTTTCGCCACAGACTAAGCACTATTTATCTAGATTATTGGTTATTTTCATGCTTGATTCGTTGGGTTACGGCTTTATGCCATCATCATGGGTagtatattatttcaagaaagTTTTTAAGGTTACTTCCACAGGCTTAGGTGTGTTATTCTTTCTTACAAATTCCATCgattctatttcttcattgcCTTCTGCTTATTTTGCAAAGATCTTGGGTCCTGTCAAGGCAATATTATTCACCCAAGCACCATCCGCTatattttttatcttgATCGCATTTACAAACAAATTTATAGCAGCGTCTGTATGtttgttattatatttttctaCGTCTACTATGGATGTTGTTCCACGGCAAGTTTTGTTAACTTCTATTATGCCGAATAATGAGTTGACGAAAGCTATGGGTATTGTGAACATAGGAAAAACCTTTGCTAGATGTGTTGGTCCAATTTTTACTGGAAAGTTAGCAGAAAAAAAGCTCTTACATTATGCATTCGTAATCAATGGGAGTTGTGTCTTACTAGCCGATTTAATTCTAGCTACAaactttcttcaattggaTAAAGAGATCttaaagaaacagaaaattGATTACAACATACaataa
- a CDS encoding DEHA2E10054p (similar to ca|CA4264|IPF2280 Candida albicans IPF2280 unknown function), translating to MPAAIKFRITNAPDKLLEIYSLCGTEWGGKLSPRQFGETLTQNHLKDIENGKKPIAFYFEDVETGKVIMCAVVKQMKGFYKDADRSSAISSIPDPATFGVRNVTVLLLCYVFCHKDYRGRGLAKDLIEKVIEYTEDKLVDEHIASSKEEKKDSFKSMVMTDGKIDKNLANYYLGKQYFWVLYSGVQDYYKIFGFKSYPLDFYKVPTSIITDEQERIVRSLINKEGTNDPSHVGKHLRFLHSSKKQDQDIIQFILQDKELEILTDLNKSIFHSELAGSHKSSSSLTNLSSMLQMSKLGSNIALTAINEGDNQGSLGRRKSSIQEVSVPKFSFKPDYNSFLNLVSLEQASAKSLNDENALEYTDIQGAILTNELQEKSYYILWCSFKQQMLCILAIGELKFDMFGSMADPTGMGGRRSRRGSSFTGLNDLGGFNFQDLDLLISTACLVAKNRPIPKDNSVFVSVNDLPTNIPIPVLYDYFMNYLPKNFEMVHSPADETTPAETSVEIVTDADVKLGVLPMLRRFGKTSPEFNLDWTSDGLWSWG from the coding sequence ATGCCAGCTGCTATTAAATTTCGCATTACGAATGCACCAGACAAGTTGTTAGAAATATACTCCCTCTGTGGAACAGAATGGGGAGGCAAGCTTAGCCCAAGGCAATTTGGTGAAACGCTTACCCAGAACCATTTGAAAGACATTGAGAACGGTAAAAAGCCCATTgcattttattttgaagatgTAGAAACAGGGAAAGTGATTATGTGTGCGGTTGTTAAACAGATGAAGGGATTCTATAAGGATGCTGACCGGTCGCTGGCCATTTCGTCAATCCCCGATCCAGCAACATTCGGGGTTCGCAATGTTACAGTGTTGTTGTTGTGCTATGTGTTCTGTCATAAGGACTATAGAGGAAGAGGGTTGGCAAAAGATCTCATTGAGAAAGTCATTGAGTATACGGAAGATAAATTAGTAGATGAACACATTGCGCTGAGCAAGGAGGAAAAGAAGGATAGTTTTAAGAGTATGGTAATGACTGATGGAAAAATTGACAAGAACTTGGccaattattatttgggCAAACAATATTTCTGGGTTTTGTACTCTGGAGTGCAGGattattacaaaatatttggGTTCAAGTCGTATCCGTTAGACTTTTACAAAGTTCCTACTTCGATTATCACCGATGAGCAAGAAAGGATTGTTAGAAGTCTTATTAATAAAGAGGGAACGAATGATCCTAGCCATGTCGGAAAACATTTGAGATTTTTACACTCTTCAAAAAAGCAAGACCAAGACATAATCCAATTCATCTTACAGGATAaggaattagaaatattgacTGATTTGAACAAACTGATATTTCACTCGGAATTAGCCGGAAGTCacaaatcatcatcatcattgaCTAATTTATCGAGCATGTTGCAAATGTCTAAGCTTGGCTCCAATATTGCGTTGACGGCTATAAATGAAGGTGACAATCAAGGCTCACTCGGTCGCAGAAAATCATCTATTCAAGAGGTATCTGTTCCAAAGTTTTCTTTCAAACCTGATTACAATAGTTTCCTTAATTTGGTCTCTCTTGAACAAGCTTCTGCTAAGTCTTTAAATGATGAGAATGCTCTTGAATATACCGATATTCAGGGCGCAATTCTCACGAATGAATTACAAGAAAAATCTTACTATATACTTTGGTGCTCCTTTAAACAACAAATGTTGTGTATATTAGCAATTGGTGAGTTGAAGTTTGATATGTTCGGTAGCATGGCAGATCCAACTGGCATGGGTGGCAGACGCAGTCGTCGTGGTTCATCATTTACCGGACTTAATGACTTGGGTGGCTTTAACTTCCAAGATTTGGATCTTCTCATTAGTACAGCTTGTTTGGTGGCTAAGAATAGACCTATTCCTAAGGACAATTCAGTCTTCGTTTCAGTAAATGACTTACCTACAAATATTCCAATCCCTGTCTTATATGATTACTTTATGAACTACTTGCCaaagaattttgaaatggTACATTCACCGGCTGACGAAACTACTCCAGCCGAAACTAGCGTTGAAATTGTGACAGATGCTGATGTAAAGCTAGGCGTTTTACCAATGTTAAGAAGATTTGGCAAAACCTCGCCAGAATTTAATTTAGACTGGACTTCAGATGGTCTTTGGTCCTGGGGTTAA
- a CDS encoding DEHA2E10076p (similar to uniprot|P19145 Saccharomyces cerevisiae YKR039W GAP1 General amino acid permease): MSKTMSGESMDINSKSSDSNNVYVNYVSSHDGGSRWHHFRDSFKRAERDNTFDDQELNGLEKAIQKTSKTDLTQNLKKRQLQMIAIGGCVGSGLFIGVGPALVNGPASLLIAWGLVSTFLYCTMQSLAELAALFPISGSFSTYATRFVDPSWGFAVGWNYAIFWVVVLPLELVASSMTINFWNSNINSVAWVAIFYVLIIGLNLCGNKGFGEAEFIASLIKVLGIIGFNILAIVLICGGGQKGGFIGAKYWHNPGAFAAGFKGVVSVLITATYSLAGTELVGLTAAETAGNPRIVLPSAIKQVFWRILLFYMITLTLVGFLVPYNSPELLRGSSSSDSSASPFVIAIEAGGITALPSIFNVVVLISLLSIGNSSVYGFSRTILSLAEQGLAPKCFDFVDRKGRPLVGILASAIVGLLSFVAASPKQTDVFAWLMALSGLSTLFTWFSVNLSHIRFRMAMKKQGRSLDELPYRALTGFWGSVYAAVLLFVVLCLQFWISLFPLGEAPNAAKFFENYLGAVVVLVFFVAHKLYSRKLNTIVPLDTMDVDTGRRETDIDKLKQELKEEKDIRSAYPMYRKIWNFLF, translated from the coding sequence aTGAGTAAGACGATGTCTGGCGAAAGTATGGATATAAACTCGAAATCGAGTGACTCGAACAATGTTTATGTCAACTATGTGTCAAGCCATGATGGTGGATCTAGATGGCACCATTTTAGAGATTCATTCAAGAGAGCCGAAAGAGATAATACATTTGATGACCAGGAATTGAACGGTTTAGAAAAAGCGATTCAGAAGACATCGAAGACAGATTTAACACAAAACTTGAAAAAACGTCAATTGCAAATGATCGCAATCGGAGGATGTGTAGGACTGGGTTTATTCATTGGGGTTGGACCAGCTTTAGTTAACGGGCCAGCCAGTTTGCTTATTGCCTGGGGCTTGGTGTCGACTTTTCTTTACTGTACCATGCAGTCATTAGCAGAACTAGCAGCATTATTTCCAATCTCGGGGTCGTTTTCGACGTATGCTACTCGTTTCGTAGACCCATCGTGGGGGTTTGCAGTTGGATGGAACTACGCTATTTTCTGGGTGGTGGTGCTACCATTGGAATTGGTAGCCTCATCCATGACTATTAATTTCTGGAATTCGAACATTAACTCGGTAGCATGGGTGGCTATCTTTTATGTATTAATCATAGGGTTAAACTTATGTGGAAATAAGGGATTTGGGGAGGCAGAATTTATTGCTTCTTTGATCAAGGTCCTTGGTATCATTggatttaatattttggcGATCGTGCTTATCTGTGGTGGTGGTCAAAAAGGTGGTTTTATTGGTGCAAAATACTGGCATAATCCGGGGGCTTTTGCTGCTGGATTCAAAGGTGTTGTGAGTGTTTTGATTACAGCAACATACTCTCTTGCAGGCACAGAATTGGTTGGATTAACTGCCGCGGAAACAGCCGGTAATCCAAGAATTGTCTTGCCATCTGCCATTAAGCAAGTGTTTTGGAGAATTTTACTTTTCTACATGATTACCTTAACCTTGGTGGGGTTCTTAGTTCCATATAATTCACCTGAATTGCTCAGAGGCTCAAGTTCATCTGATTCATCTGCCTCTCCATTTGTTATTGCCATCGAGGCAGGTGGTATTACTGCATTACCGTCCATTTTCAATGTGGttgttttaatttcattattatccatTGGTAACTCTTCAGTTTATGGATTCAGCAGAACAATTCTTTCGTTGGCAGAACAAGGTTTAGCACCAAAATGCTTTGACTTCGTTGATAGAAAGGGACGTCCATTAGTTGGAATTTTAGCCTCTGCTATTGTTGGTTTGTTATCGTTTGTCGCAGCATCTCCAAAGCAAACTGATGTGTTTGCTTGGTTAATGGCATTATCAGGCCTTTCTACTCTTTTCACATGGTTCTCAGTGAATTTATCTCATATCAGATTTAGAATGgcgatgaagaaacaagGAAGATCTCTTGATGAATTACCTTACCGTGCATTGACTGGATTTTGGGGGTCAGTTTACGCAGCAGTGCTTTTATTTGTTGTCTTATGTTTACAGTTTTGGATATCTTTATTCCCATTAGGAGAAGCCCCTAATGCGgctaaattttttgaaaattatctAGGTGCTGTTGTTGTGTtagttttctttgttgCACATAAATTGTATTCTAGAAAGCTTAACACAATAGTTCCTTTAGACACCATGGATGTTGATACAGGTAGAAGGGAAACTGATATCGACAAATTGAAACAAGAGCttaaagaagagaaagacATCAGGAGCGCTTACCCAATGTACAGGAAGATTTGGAACTTCTTATTCTAA